CTTTGATAGAAAACGGAAAAGTGATTGGATTCAATTCCATTTGGAAACCTAAACGAAAATTTCCAATAGACATGTCTGGTTTTGCCATAAATTCACAACTAATCCATGATAAACATGATGCTTATTTTTCGCCATATGTACCTCGTGGTTATCAAGAAACTCATCTGCTAACACAATTGatacattcaatcaatgaactGGAACCTAAAGCTGATTCCTGTACAAAGATATTGGTCTGGCATACCAGAACAGAAATGccaaaattgaagaaaatttaatgtcattatttaatgattttaattcGATGTTATTTACTATCATCGGttataaaaataacaaatgattatcaattatcaatttttcaatgtaattGTGTGTACAATTTGTTACAacatattgaaattgaaaaatttgattattgtgtTTATGAACGGGTCTTATTATGTGAATTTTAGCGCCAACTCTGGCACGACGTTTCAATCGAGttgatttttatataaattgtattgtttcgttttaagtttttttttaatttaaaatgtCCGATATTCGCACCTTGCTCATGAATGCTAGACAAAATGTTCCGCCATTAAATAAAACCATCGCCAAAGAAAAGCCTAAAGAAATTATTCTGATTGGTtcgaaaaagaattcaattattaaacAGTTTGTTTCAAGTCGTAAAAAAGATGAATCATTGGAAAAGGAAGAAAAATGTCGATCGACCGAATGTTGGCAAAAAATTCGTGAAAAGATGCTCATtgaaatggaacaaaaaagaaatttagaATGGGAGCAAGAGAATTTAAACAAACGATTGGAAGATGAAAAACTCAACGAAGATGTTGAAGAAGAACTGACATTAactgacgatgatgataatcaagatGATACTGATAATGAAAGTGTTGAAagtgataaagaaaaaaacgaagaagaaaaagcttatgatgatgttgattctGTCGAATACAATGATGGTATACATTCAATTGACGACGATGAACTCGACCATGAATCTCAAGAGCAAAAAATAAGCGAAAATATCCCATTAGATAATCAGAAGACGGATAAAGACGATATAGATAATGACGAATGTCTATTCCGTTTGAGGAAATATAAACGTTTACCCATTATTGATGACGAAGATGAAGAGAATcatgaagaaaagaaaaagaacgaaaatggagaaaatttCGACACTTTTTCGGAAATTGATCCACACATTTATTCtggtcattttgattatcaagaAGATGACATTGGAAAATATGTTTCGCAGAATCTTCCGCTTACACCATTTGAAACTGTTGACTTgcaaaatcataatcataataataatcacttTGATTCACAGATGTTGATGGAATTATGTTCTGGtcgattcaatgatggtaatgatgatgatgagaacgAACATTTAGAatcaactaaaaaaaagCCGAAAGCTTTGAAGATCAAAGATTTTCTCGAAGATGAAGCTGAATTATCTGGAGATGAAGATGAGATTAGTAGCGACgaaagtgatgatgaaaatgatcaagaatttgttgaaaatctCATCGAAGATGATGGCCTGccccatgatgatgaactgaAAGAacaagtggaaaaaattcacaagTAAGTTAACTAATGACTCCAATATGTAATTGCAAATAtgtaattattttcattcaaatttttcttttttaagcAAAAACATGCTCGACGAGGATAAaagacaaatgatgattttgaaagaATACTTTTTCGAAGATGGAGATCTCTATGATGACGGCCATAATcgccgaaaaaaattcaaatggacTTTAAATCGAGACGAAAACGATCCTTTGGATTTCATCAATACTGTTGACGATTCAAACAGTGAGAACGGTGATTCCATCAACGAGgaagatgatcatgataGCCAAAACTTTCAAGAAGTAGTACGATTAAAGAGAACAATTGAACAGGTTTCCGAAGATGATCCATCCGAACGAACAGATaataatgtgaaaaaaatgcgaatgatcaaattgaattcgatGAAATTTCTCACTTCGaatcgaaagaaaaatcaatcatcattaacatcatttatcattcgTGATCAGCGGCTAAAAGaggtgatgaaaaattctgacGAGTCTTTAAAAACAAAGCGAActaaaacaaatgattctaTTAGTATATTCgatattattaatcaatcataaaagtttttttttaatcaagcatcgataattttttgtttcacataaattacacattatcatcacaatcatcaagaaACATTAAGaagcaatcatcatctaatgtTGGAAAATAGTATTCTggtgaatgataaaattcttttagCGGTAATTTCGTAATGTGTTGGGTATTTGAAAGATGTTTAACAAGATGTTCTgtgttttgaaatgaatcccgacagaaaaaacattgattaataagcatattttttctcatgaaATTTATAACCATTATTCGTTCATAAAAATCGTCAATGGCCAAGATTCGatcaaaatcgaaatcaTGTTCTCCAAGTAAATGTTGGCGAATATTGtcgaatttgtttttatatggacagaaaaaacaaacacaatccagcttatcatcatcatcgatccaATCATCCCAATCATTGCTAGTGTTATCAATGTAGAAATCATTttcctatatatataaaaaaaacaacgaatcgattatattcaataaacattgatttttaaattacctttttaatttgtttccaatgtttatcattacaaagataattaatcaaatagAATCTATCATATTCTCGATTATTCGGGTTCAACGTTTTATGACCTTTCTTACGCATATGTTCTTTAAGAACATTCCAATTTTTGAATTCCCGTTCACAATAAAGGCATAGTAATTTTTTCAGTTTATTCTCAAGAACATCCAGAAATTCATGGGCATCCAAAATATTGTCCGGATGTCCTACAAAGAAATTATGATCATTGtataaatgattgaatagTTGGGCACGATTTTCAGTGAATATTTTTCTACAGAAAAGACACATTCGTGAAAAGTTGCTAtcatttctttgtttttgtgcctcattcaaaatgttttgaagaaaatgtttttcgacaacatttttgattgttgtttcatcCATTTGATACTTGTCGATTAGGAAATAATTAACAATTTTATCAAACTTTTTGAACGTAAATAGTTTACATCGATCTTCTGATTGTAGTTGATCAAGCGAATGACAATTTcttagaaaatcaaaaaattcatcaacactttgaaattttggtatcacaatcaaatgattgttCAACATGTGTTGTTCataagaacgaaaaaaatcttcaaataCATCGTCACAATGTTCTTTAATTTCCTTACAGCAAATGAagcaatttatttttttgataaaatcaataggatccatgtttttttttacatccaGAATTTCtcaatttaaatcattcatcgatcaatgatcatttatAAACAAACCGTCACGTACTCTATTTACAGTACATACACTCTgataaatattattattgccatgGCAATAATTGTCAAATATGATCCATCagttttaaaaaatcattttatgtaatcaaatcaaagCAATGAACATTATTAATGAGATAAAATTACATTACAATCATTTCCAGCAAAAACAAGGTATATCATAAAAAtggttataataataatattgaaaattttcattgattattcaattcatataaTTCGTATTTCAATTAGATTCACGAGTTTTCTTCAAAACGCTATTTCTATTCCATTTTCTCAATGATAAACATCGACTggaaatcgatgatgatgatctattgTTCTTCATCTATAAAATCGATGAAGCATTAATTAATCGTCTCAAGGTATAATTGTAAAATTAATCTATTTAGTGTAATAAATGTttaatttgttcatcattttgaaaagaTTGATGTATTTAGAAAATCAAGCACCGATTTACCTCTTGATAATCCTGCTATCGATTGGCAGGAAACGGcatttttgaatataattttacaaaaattaaattatacaATCTATTTTGCAGTATTGACACGAACAAGCgcaaatcattatcatgtatTATCTAAGCAAAAAATATCAGTATTTTCTAGCCCAAGTCAGCATTCAGTTTTGTACAAAGAAAGAATGGAAGAATATTCATATCcgatgatcaattttcatgTTGATAATTACGAAGAGGTAAGTTCACTATTGGTATCATTGTTTCAAGTATTACTAATTTCTGGGTTATTTAGTTtctatttgaaaatattctcaATTACCttgaaattatttatattgaaCTTTTGGTTTCCTTCTCACCAACGGAAGAACCATCagtgttattatcattctcTCTTAACTACGAATCCATCGATAATGCCTATCGTGAAaaggtattttttttgtaaaataatttttttccgatgaA
This is a stretch of genomic DNA from Dermatophagoides farinae isolate YC_2012a chromosome 2, ASM2471394v1, whole genome shotgun sequence. It encodes these proteins:
- the LOC124498727 gene encoding uncharacterized protein LOC124498727; translation: MKFTNFLQISILLLTLTFLNYFIVYQKCPAVTYDDKTVIHQLSKQNVNEKIFFITPTYSRPVQEAELTRLSHTLLLVSNLHWIIVEDSDQKTLLITQFLQRLSKMKIFENFEYTHLNVETPKSFKTSRRDPNWLKPRGVWQRNEALRWLRENTTEKGIVYFGDDDNTYDLRLFEEMRNTKKVSVFPVGLVGGLMVEKPLIENGKVIGFNSIWKPKRKFPIDMSGFAINSQLIHDKHDAYFSPYVPRGYQETHLLTQLIHSINELEPKADSCTKILVWHTRTEMPKLNREKMLIEMEQKRNLEWEQENLNKRLEDEKLNEDVEEELTLTDDDDNQDDTDNESVESDKEKNEEEKAYDDVDSVEYNDGIHSIDDDELDHESQEQKISENIPLDNQKTDKDDIDNDECLFRLRKYKRLPIIDDEDEENHEEKKKNENGENFDTFSEIDPHIYSGHFDYQEDDIGKYVSQNLPLTPFETVDLQNHNHNNNHFDSQMLMELCSGRFNDGNDDDENEHLESTKKKPKALKIKDFLEDEAELSGDEDEISSDESDDENDQEFVENLIEDDGLPHDDELKEQVEKIHNKNMLDEDKRQMMILKEYFFEDGDLYDDGHNRRKKFKWTLNRDENDPLDFINTVDDSNSENGDSINEEDDHDSQNFQEVVRLKRTIEQVSEDDPSERTDNNVKKMRMIKLNSMKFLTSNRKKNQSSLTSFIIRDQRLKEVMKNSDESLKTKRTKTNDSISIFDIINQS
- the LOC124498725 gene encoding uncharacterized protein KIAA0930 homolog; this encodes MNIINEIKLHYNHFQQKQDSRVFFKTLFLFHFLNDKHRLEIDDDDLLFFIYKIDEALINRLKIDVFRKSSTDLPLDNPAIDWQETAFLNIILQKLNYTIYFAVLTRTSANHYHVLSKQKISVFSSPSQHSVLYKERMEEYSYPMINFHVDNYEEFLFENILNYLEIIYIELLVSFSPTEEPSVLLSFSLNYESIDNAYREKKSIINGQYLGVAKVKDSETNGFGEFAIKRKIQRSISDNPSNKLNLSSFDYPDSFVSRIRSLNNSPNHLSPRSTCLLYDDNCLIFDSQDLLSDLDSENSNQLWYQKGFSQLYFRWKNKQKDFTNSYHCFITQISLPCEKIIQKILSNNCRKSILII
- the LOC124498723 gene encoding zinc finger protein 277, with translation MDPIDFIKKINCFICCKEIKEHCDDVFEDFFRSYEQHMLNNHLIVIPKFQSVDEFFDFLRNCHSLDQLQSEDRCKLFTFKKFDKIVNYFLIDKYQMDETTIKNVVEKHFLQNILNEAQKQRNDSNFSRMCLFCRKIFTENRAQLFNHLYNDHNFFVGHPDNILDAHEFLDVLENKLKKLLCLYCEREFKNWNVLKEHMRKKGHKTLNPNNREYDRFYLINYLCNDKHWKQIKKENDFYIDNTSNDWDDWIDDDDKLDCVCFFCPYKNKFDNIRQHLLGEHDFDFDRILAIDDFYERIMVINFMRKNMLINQCFFCRDSFQNTEHLVKHLSNTQHITKLPLKEFYHSPEYYFPTLDDDCFLMFLDDCDDNV